DNA from Sphingomonas sp. R1:
GATCGTCCCACTGGACGAGCATGGGCTTGGCCGCATGCAGCGCCTGGAGGTCCGGATCGGCACGGTAGCTCGCATAGCGCAGGCGGTAATCGGCAAGGTGGATCATCTCGCCCGCCGGCTCGGGCCAGCGGCCGCCAATCGCACCGCCCGCCGGCGCATAGCCGCCCTGCTTGTACTCGTAGAGATAGTCGCCGAGGTGCACCCAGAGGTCGATATCCTCGCGCGCGGCGGCGTGACCATAGGCATTGAAATAACCGAACGGCAGGTTGGAGCAGGAGAAGATCGCGATGCCGAAGCGGCGCGCATCGCCCTGCGGCAGCGTCTTCGTGCGCCCCACAGGCGAAAAGCTGCCGTCAGGCGCCACGAAGCGGTAGTAATAGCGCGTGTCGGGTGCCAGCCCGGCGAGGGTCACCTTCGCGGTGTGGTCGCGCCACGGGCCGGTGATCTGCTCGCCTTCGGCGACGATATGGGCGAAGTCGGCGCTGGTGGCGATCTGCGCGCGCAGCTTCACCGCGCCGCGATCGGCGGGCACATAGCGCGTCCACAGCAGCATCGTGTCGGGCCCGGGCTCGCCGCTTGCCACCGAATGGGTGAAGCCGCGTGCGGTCACCTGGGCTAGCGCCACGCCGGGGAACGACAGCGCGCCGATTCCCAGTGTTCCGGTGAGCAGCAGCGAGCGGCGGTCGAGTCGAAGAGTCATCTGGTCGCGTCCCTTTTTCGGTCGGTCGCTAGGTGGCCGCCATTGGTGTCGTGTTCGTGACAGCCGCGCCAAGCTCGGCTAGGCAAAGGGGCGAATCAGTTTTCGGGGCGTGGATAATCGGGGGCGCAACCTGCCGGACGGGAAACACCGCCGGCAGCACGGAGACGAAGACGCACGTGAGGTTTTTCCGTTCTAGGGCCGGCACCGTCGGCTGATGGCGACTCGTATCGCAACGCTCGGCGTCGCCGAGCCGAAAGCCCGGTTTGGCGCCGCTGCTGCCGCCGTGGCCGCCATTCCACGCTGGGTGATCCTGCTGGCGACGGCCATGACCGTGCGCGCGGTCACCTTCGGCGATCCGGTCATCGCCGTCGACGAGCAGTTCTACTGGGTCACCGCCCAGCGCCTGCTCCACGGCGCGCTTCCCTTTGTCGATGTGTGGGATCGCAAACCCATTGGGCTGTTCCTGCTCTATGCGCCCGCTGCGGCGCTGGGCCTGCCCTGGGGAATCCTTGCCTATCAGTGGATGGCGCTCGCCTGCGTGACGTGCACCGCGCTGCTGATCGCGCGGATCGCGGATCGCGCCGGCTGGGCGGCGGGGGCGATGCCGTCGGCCCTGCTCTACATCCTGATGCTCAACGTGGCCGACGGTCAAGGCGGGCAGGCGCCGGTCTTCTACAACCTGCTCACCATCGGCGCGATCGCGCTGCTGCTGCCCCGCTCCCGCGACGCCGTGGACGACCCCGCCCGGGTGAACCGCAACCTGCTGGCGATGCTGCTGATCGGCGCGGCGCTGCAGGTGAAGTACACCGTGCTGTTCGAGGGCCTGTTCCTCGGCCTGTGGCTGCTGCGCCGCGAGCTGGTGCTGGGCGCGAGTTTGATGCGCGTGCTTCGCCGCGCCGCCGCCTATGCCGCGATGGCGATGGTGCCGACCCTGCTGGCGGGCATCGTCTATGCCCGGCTCGGCAGGTTCGACGCCTGGTTCTACGCCAATTTCGGTTCCATCCTCGATCGCAAGAGCGACCCCTTCCTTGATCTGGTCGGCGCCTTTTTCGAAGTGATGGTGCCACTGGCGCCACTGCTCGTGCTGAGCGCCCTGGGCTGGCGCCGGCTCGTGCACCATGGCGCGCGCGGGGCCGCTGCCGGGCTGCTGTTCGGCTGGCTGGTGTCGGCGATGGTCGGGCTGATCATCTTCGGCTCGTGGTTCCCGCATTACGCGCTGCCGGTTATGGTGCCTGCCAGCCTGTGCTGCGCGGCCTATTTCGCGCTGGACCGGACCGGCCGTCGCATCGTCGCGCCTGCGCTGCTTGGGGTGGCGCTGATCGCGGGCACGGCGTCCGTCCTCATCGCCCAGTCAAAGCGCGGCAATGCAGCCCAGCTGGAGACGATTGCCGAGGCGATCGGTCATGGCCGCGGCTGCCTCTATGTCCATTCGGGCGACTCGATGCTCTACGGCGCCACCGGCCGCTGCGCGTTGAGCCCCTGGCTGTTCCCCAGCCACCTCTCGCGCGAGCGGGAGAACGGTGCCCTCGGCGTCGACCAGATCGCCGAGGTGGATCGCATCTTCGATCGCAAGCCCGAAATCGTCGTGATGCGGACGCCGTTCCGCGGCGAGCGGCTTGCCGTTCGGGCGCGGGTGATGCGCTATCTGCACCGCATGGGCTATGCGGTGCGCGGCACCTATATGCTCGGCCGCATACCGATCACCGTCTATGCGGCGCCGAATGCAGCTGCAGTCGCGCCGCCGCGACGCTCGGCGAGCAGCCCGGCATAATAGTCCATCAGCGCGGCGGCGTGATCGGCGTCGCTGCGCACCTTGCCCGCAGCGACGCGCGCCGCGCTCCGCAGCAGGGACTGGTCCCGCGCGAACAGTCGCCGGATCGCCTCCGCGGCAGACAAGGTATCGCGCGCCGCGTAGGTTTCGGCGAACAGCGGATCGGCGATTTCGGCAAACCCTCCCTCGTCCGGCCCGATCAGCGGCAGCCCGGAGGCGAGCGCCTCCCAGGCGACCAGCCCGAACGGTTCGGCATCCGACCCATGGATCAGTGCATCGCAGCTGGCGATGAGCCGCGACAGCCGCATCCGGTCATAGACCGGACGAAAGATCCGGATGTGCGGGCTGTCCGCGATCAGCGTCTCCAGCTGGCTACGCTGCGGCCCGTCGCCGAGCAGCATCAGCCCCACCGGCAGGTCGTTCGCCGCGGCTTCGACCGCTTCGATCACCAGTGGCCAGCGCTTTTCCTTGTGCTGGCGACCCAGCCCGAGCAGCAGATGCCCCTCCGGCGGCAGCCCGAGCTGGGCGAGCAGTGACACGCGAAGCTTTTCGTCGCGCAGATCGGGCGAGAACCAGCCGCGGTCGATCCCCAGCGGCACCGATGCGTCAACACGCAGCCCGCGGCGCTCGAACCGCTTGGCCAGCGCCGGGCCATTGGTGACGAACGCGTCATAGTGTTCGAGGAAGCGGGCCATGTAGCGGGTATACCAGCCGAACGCCTGCTCCACCTGCAGCGGCGTCGCCACGCCGTCCAGCCAGCGCTGCGGATAGGTGCCGACCAGGTCGCCATGCGCGAAATAGACCTTCACCGCGTCGCCCTGCCACCGCCCCACGGTCCAGGCGGGCAGCCAGGGCGAGCTGTTCTCGACGATATCCGGCTGCAGCCGGTCGAGAGCCGCCCAGACCGGCTCGTCCTTGACGAAGATGCGGTAGTTGCGATCGAGCAGCAGCGGCGGCGCCTTGATCCAGTGGATCGCGCCGCCACCGGGCCGCTCCTCGACACTGGTTTCCGCACCCGGCGCGACGACGATCAGCTCGTGCCCCAGGTCGGCCATTAGCCCCATCTTGCGATCGAGATAGGTGCGCACGCCGCCGCCGGTAGGCGAGTAGAACTCGTTGACGTCGACGATGCGCATGGGCCCCCTCAGTTGAGCGGCGCGAACCCGCCCAGGCCGCGCAGATACTGCGCCCGAATGTTCACGGTAGTCACTCCGTTCCCGACATGCACCATTGCCTGGCGCAATTTGGGCCGGCTGCGGCCCAGCCGCTGGTTCG
Protein-coding regions in this window:
- a CDS encoding glycosyltransferase, with the protein product MRIVDVNEFYSPTGGGVRTYLDRKMGLMADLGHELIVVAPGAETSVEERPGGGAIHWIKAPPLLLDRNYRIFVKDEPVWAALDRLQPDIVENSSPWLPAWTVGRWQGDAVKVYFAHGDLVGTYPQRWLDGVATPLQVEQAFGWYTRYMARFLEHYDAFVTNGPALAKRFERRGLRVDASVPLGIDRGWFSPDLRDEKLRVSLLAQLGLPPEGHLLLGLGRQHKEKRWPLVIEAVEAAANDLPVGLMLLGDGPQRSQLETLIADSPHIRIFRPVYDRMRLSRLIASCDALIHGSDAEPFGLVAWEALASGLPLIGPDEGGFAEIADPLFAETYAARDTLSAAEAIRRLFARDQSLLRSAARVAAGKVRSDADHAAALMDYYAGLLAERRGGATAAAFGAA